The genomic window AGACTCTAGATTTATTTGTTTTCGTTTGTCTTTTCGGGAAAACCGGATTCCACTTTTCCCTGACAAACTCTAGAATGCGAGATCGGTGTGAGCCGTGTGGAGCATGTTGAGATGGGAGGCGATCAGCGGTACCAGAACGGTAGCAACCGTCTTCTGAACGCCTTGATGCGATGCGTTTTCCGCCTCGCGTTTCTGCACCGTGAGAAGCGATTTGTGATTATCGATCTGGTGCTGGATATAAGCCAGGTCGAAGGCGGGGCCCGGGTCCATCCGGTCGAGCGTATCGACCATTTGCGACAGCGTATCCGGGCGCGTGGGTCTCGAAGCGCCGGCATTCAGAAGCACGCCGGCAATCGCCTGGGCCTCCTCGGATTCCAGTTCGGCGAACTTGTAGACCACCGGGTGCACCGCCTTCCTGGCGGCCAGCTCGCTGATATCGCAGGAAAACAGATCGAGTTTCAGCGTCTGTTCGGCGTAATCCTCCGGCGGCTCATCCGCCAATGCCGAAACCGAGGCCGAAACCGAGGCCAGTGCGGTCATCGCCGCCGTCACGGCTCCGCCGATGAAAATATTGCGGCGGCATAACGCGATCGAAGTCATGTTCATTGCCTTTCATCATCGTCCATCAGCTTTCATGTGAGCCCCGCTCACAGTCATTGTCAGAGTGGGCTGCTAGTTGGCGATTTGAAGGCGGAATGCCTTTGTCATGGATCTCCGGATGCTCGCGGCCACCTGTTCGCCTCTGCCGCACCATCGCCTTAAATAATTGAAAAATTTGGATTTAGGGAAAATTCCCAGCTGCGCCATCTGGAATTATCATAATCAATCCTTGTCAATTACAAATTTTTCATAATTAATTAAGAAAACCACCAACAGAGGAGAACCGATCGATGAAACGCCTTCTCGCAGCCGCGCTGGCTGCCGCGTCGCTCGCCTTCGGCGCGCCGGCGATCGCCCAAACGCCACCCAATGTTCTGATCGTCGGCCAGATCGCCGAACCGAAATCGCTCGACCCCGCCACCGACACCGCCGTCAACGACTTTCGCATCCTCGTCAACATGTATGACGGCCTGGTGCGCTACAAGGACGGCACGCTTGAGGTCGAGCCTGCGCTTGCGACAAGCTGGGACATTTCGGAAGATGGCAAGACCTACACCTTCAAGCTGCGCGAGGGCGTGAAGTTCCACGACGGTTCGGATTTCAACGCCGAGGCGGTGAAGTTCAACTTCGACCGCATGCTGAACGAGGACA from Martelella sp. NC20 includes these protein-coding regions:
- a CDS encoding DUF4142 domain-containing protein, with product MTSIALCRRNIFIGGAVTAAMTALASVSASVSALADEPPEDYAEQTLKLDLFSCDISELAARKAVHPVVYKFAELESEEAQAIAGVLLNAGASRPTRPDTLSQMVDTLDRMDPGPAFDLAYIQHQIDNHKSLLTVQKREAENASHQGVQKTVATVLVPLIASHLNMLHTAHTDLAF